The following coding sequences lie in one Silvanigrella aquatica genomic window:
- a CDS encoding ribonuclease H-like domain-containing protein — protein MVVNPSSTVLKAERPQAPILIFDIETVPDIPLLYLNYQDNLNLIENFDEKIHWNDYSFYEAFKKQTEIEFPKTLYHCVLSICAIYVDPETYIIMDGFKRTIPKVSSYNEFRSYEKKILEEFWQFSIKHQDYNKFWYDHTMGNRYLSDYQKSKLKKLPVTFCGYNITNFDLMVIEQRSLINFITCPIEDYVKNLGNDSYRYKYASDKVFDLMNFVSNYDNKNARIGLDILAKSMGLGGKMSGMDGSRVAEEYFQNHASVKIEEYCAVDVLISYGVLLAVQKFRGILSEDQFKECLIWFEQWLLKEGKPLNYHELARESANFFNYAKKT, from the coding sequence ATGGTGGTAAATCCTTCCAGTACAGTGCTAAAAGCGGAGCGTCCGCAGGCACCAATTTTAATATTTGATATTGAAACCGTACCCGATATTCCATTATTGTATTTAAATTATCAAGATAATCTTAATTTAATTGAAAATTTTGATGAAAAAATACATTGGAATGATTATTCGTTTTATGAAGCTTTTAAAAAGCAAACTGAAATTGAATTCCCAAAAACTCTATACCATTGTGTTTTATCAATATGTGCTATTTATGTTGATCCAGAAACATATATTATTATGGATGGTTTTAAAAGAACTATTCCTAAAGTGAGCTCATACAATGAGTTTCGCAGTTATGAAAAAAAAATACTTGAAGAGTTTTGGCAGTTTTCAATAAAGCATCAGGATTATAATAAATTTTGGTATGATCATACCATGGGAAATCGTTATTTATCTGATTATCAAAAATCAAAATTAAAAAAACTTCCTGTCACATTTTGTGGATATAATATTACTAATTTCGATTTAATGGTTATTGAACAAAGAAGCTTAATAAATTTTATTACGTGCCCTATTGAGGACTATGTAAAAAATTTAGGAAATGACTCCTATAGATATAAATATGCATCGGATAAAGTCTTTGATCTTATGAACTTTGTCTCTAATTATGATAATAAAAATGCGCGCATTGGTTTAGATATTCTTGCTAAGTCCATGGGACTAGGGGGAAAAATGTCTGGCATGGACGGATCTCGTGTGGCGGAAGAATATTTTCAAAATCATGCGTCCGTAAAAATTGAAGAATATTGTGCTGTTGATGTGCTTATTTCCTATGGTGTATTGCTTGCGGTACAAAAATTTAGAGGGATATTGTCTGAAGATCAATTTAAGGAATGTCTAATCTGGTTTGAGCAGTGGTTATTAAAAGAAGGAAAACCATTGAATTACCATGAATTAGCTAGGGAAAGTGCAAACTTTTTTAATTATGCTAAAAAAACTTAA
- a CDS encoding nicotinate phosphoribosyltransferase yields the protein MSPFFNSVYKNSLTLLTDFYQLTMAYGYWKSGLAEKESVFQLYFRKNPFKSGYTVASGLELAIEYINNFKFNDDDIGYLKTLKGNDDKCLFDNNFLNYLKNLKFTCSLHAVPEGTVVFPNEPILRISGSLLQCQLLETPLLNIINFHSLISTKAARIVSVANGHPVLELGLRRAQGIDGALSASRAAFIGGCLGTSNTLAGKIFGIPVKGTHSHSWVMAFENELESFYALAHAMPNNVILLVDTYNTIEGIKKAIEIGNWLKSKNKKLTGIRLDSGDLAYLSIEARKLLDEAGFRDTIIVASNDLNEHVISSLNEQKSAITTWGVGTQLVTAFDEPALGAVYKLTAIKNNDNTWKYCIKLSEQSIKISTPGILQVRRFQNKSQFFADMIFDELNPPQNNSVPIIDPEDPNRFYNAPANSSYEDILKPIFINGKLIYQSPSLQDIQSYAFKMREMFHPSIKRLLNPHNYPAGLEKNLHDLKMKLIRESKVNVEMNKDSHHSHL from the coding sequence ATGTCACCTTTTTTTAACTCTGTATATAAAAACTCACTTACATTATTGACCGACTTTTATCAATTAACGATGGCCTATGGCTATTGGAAATCAGGGCTAGCCGAAAAAGAAAGTGTCTTTCAACTTTATTTCAGAAAAAATCCATTTAAAAGCGGTTATACCGTTGCTTCTGGATTAGAACTTGCCATTGAATATATAAATAATTTTAAATTCAACGACGATGACATAGGTTATTTAAAAACTCTCAAAGGCAATGATGACAAATGTTTATTTGATAATAATTTTTTAAATTATTTAAAAAATTTAAAGTTCACTTGTTCACTTCATGCCGTACCCGAAGGAACCGTAGTTTTTCCAAATGAACCTATTTTAAGAATTTCAGGCTCCCTTCTTCAATGCCAACTCCTTGAAACTCCATTGCTAAATATTATTAATTTTCATAGTCTCATTTCCACAAAAGCAGCACGTATTGTTTCTGTCGCAAATGGGCATCCCGTACTAGAACTTGGCCTAAGACGCGCACAAGGGATCGATGGCGCATTAAGCGCTTCACGCGCTGCTTTCATTGGAGGCTGTTTGGGCACTTCAAATACTCTAGCAGGCAAAATATTTGGAATTCCTGTTAAAGGAACACATTCTCATAGTTGGGTCATGGCATTTGAAAATGAGCTAGAATCTTTTTATGCACTTGCCCATGCCATGCCTAATAATGTCATACTTTTAGTTGATACGTATAATACTATTGAAGGAATTAAAAAGGCTATAGAAATTGGAAATTGGTTAAAATCTAAAAATAAAAAACTAACTGGAATTCGTTTGGATTCTGGTGATCTCGCTTATCTCAGCATTGAAGCACGAAAGCTTTTAGATGAGGCTGGATTCCGCGACACGATTATTGTTGCCAGCAACGATCTCAATGAGCATGTCATCTCAAGCCTAAATGAACAAAAATCGGCTATAACCACTTGGGGAGTTGGCACGCAACTCGTAACTGCTTTTGATGAACCTGCATTAGGTGCCGTATATAAGTTAACAGCTATTAAAAATAATGATAATACTTGGAAGTATTGTATTAAATTATCAGAACAGTCTATTAAAATTTCAACTCCCGGCATATTACAAGTCCGCCGCTTTCAAAACAAATCGCAATTTTTCGCCGATATGATTTTTGATGAACTCAATCCTCCGCAAAATAATAGCGTTCCTATTATTGATCCAGAAGATCCCAATCGTTTTTACAATGCACCCGCAAATAGTTCTTATGAAGATATTTTAAAACCCATTTTTATCAACGGAAAATTAATTTACCAATCTCCCTCTCTTCAAGACATTCAATCGTACGCCTTTAAAATGCGAGAAATGTTTCACCCCAGCATCAAACGCCTCCTCAACCCGCATAATTACCCCGCTGGCTTAGAAAAAAACTTGCATGATCTGAAGATGAAGCTGATTAGGGAATCGAAGGTGAATGTTGAAATGAATAAGGATAGTCATCATTCTCATTTGTGA
- a CDS encoding cation:proton antiporter — translation MHNIFIQDLSAILLTGGAFGWIFKKFLKLPLLLGYIFGGVLLSLPISYTPYVVSKESANTLAEIGVLLLMFSMGLHFGVRKIKSLGSSPIIVGVLQALIMWFLGTQVCRYLGLTGFEALFIGAVISTASTAVIVKILEDKQLKSARFAEKLMAVLLVEDSVAIFMIIWLSTSVTGGDIKLFELLPIFLCSILLWWLLGTLLLPRIIHSAFLSGKEELLVILSIGFALGLAYLSASWNFSSALGAFIMGSILSECREIKKIETLIEPVKNLFALVFFVSIGFLFTPHIIIDKWQLIIALVLTIILGKFFLNFIFNLCVGQGVKDSIRISGCMGQIGELSFVIAQVGVSLGSIDSENFSAIVATAIITMLITPFVVKASLSFADKAEGIIPKPIYKFIESYSQSVIEFSLENKMAPFYEKFSIFKGMRYLVENTKSRLKKNYMLMTSRNITSTLDRLAPWDEYLVPVNVTAESHITGKNLIDLKLREKFKVNIVAIGRENRTIISPKATEVIMSNDTLLVYGNEKSISELEHFCTEKLPDEDSQLSIDQCILAGIRLHPDHPFIGKTILELGIRVNYNCIVLAVTRNNDRIKNPISSFTFQTDDELFIFGTRQSLEKIKELQKSIA, via the coding sequence ATGCATAATATATTTATCCAAGATTTATCCGCCATCCTTCTCACAGGAGGTGCTTTTGGTTGGATTTTTAAAAAATTCCTCAAACTGCCACTTCTACTGGGCTACATTTTTGGTGGTGTCCTCCTCTCTTTGCCAATATCTTATACACCTTACGTAGTTAGTAAAGAATCGGCCAATACCCTTGCGGAAATTGGGGTTTTGCTCCTTATGTTTTCTATGGGGCTACATTTTGGTGTGCGTAAAATTAAATCACTCGGTTCCTCGCCTATCATTGTCGGTGTCTTGCAGGCACTGATTATGTGGTTTTTAGGAACTCAAGTCTGTCGTTATTTAGGTCTTACTGGTTTTGAAGCTCTTTTTATTGGCGCTGTCATTTCTACTGCATCGACAGCAGTTATTGTCAAAATATTAGAGGATAAGCAATTAAAAAGCGCTCGTTTTGCTGAAAAACTCATGGCTGTTTTGTTGGTTGAAGATTCTGTCGCTATTTTTATGATCATTTGGTTATCCACATCGGTGACGGGTGGTGATATCAAATTATTCGAGCTGTTACCTATATTTCTTTGCAGTATTTTATTGTGGTGGCTGCTTGGTACCTTACTTTTACCGCGTATTATTCACTCCGCTTTTCTTTCTGGTAAAGAAGAACTTTTAGTTATTTTAAGCATAGGTTTTGCACTAGGATTAGCCTATTTATCCGCTTCCTGGAATTTTTCTTCGGCATTAGGCGCTTTTATAATGGGATCTATTTTATCGGAATGCCGTGAAATTAAGAAAATAGAAACACTTATTGAACCTGTTAAAAATCTTTTTGCCCTTGTCTTTTTTGTTTCCATTGGATTTTTATTTACTCCGCATATTATAATTGACAAATGGCAATTGATTATTGCTCTTGTTCTCACCATTATTTTAGGAAAGTTTTTTCTCAATTTCATATTCAACTTATGTGTGGGGCAAGGTGTTAAAGATTCCATTCGCATTAGTGGCTGTATGGGACAAATTGGGGAACTTTCCTTTGTCATTGCGCAAGTGGGCGTCAGTTTAGGCAGTATTGATAGCGAAAATTTTTCAGCCATTGTGGCGACTGCTATTATTACAATGCTCATTACGCCTTTTGTTGTGAAAGCTTCACTTTCATTTGCGGATAAAGCGGAAGGAATAATACCAAAACCTATTTATAAATTTATCGAATCTTATTCTCAATCTGTCATCGAATTTTCTTTAGAAAATAAAATGGCTCCCTTTTACGAAAAATTTTCAATATTTAAAGGTATGCGCTACTTAGTTGAAAATACAAAATCGCGTTTAAAAAAGAATTATATGCTCATGACCTCAAGGAATATAACCTCAACCTTAGATAGGTTAGCTCCTTGGGATGAATATCTTGTCCCTGTAAATGTGACGGCAGAATCCCATATAACAGGTAAAAATTTAATTGATTTAAAATTAAGAGAAAAATTTAAAGTCAATATTGTTGCAATTGGTAGAGAAAATAGAACTATTATTTCTCCGAAAGCCACGGAAGTTATTATGTCAAATGACACCCTTTTGGTTTATGGAAATGAAAAATCGATTTCGGAACTCGAACACTTTTGTACAGAAAAATTACCTGATGAAGATTCCCAATTATCTATCGATCAATGTATTTTAGCCGGTATTCGTTTACATCCCGATCATCCTTTCATAGGAAAAACGATTTTAGAACTCGGTATTCGTGTCAATTATAATTGTATTGTTTTAGCTGTGACACGCAATAACGATCGTATTAAAAATCCGATATCAAGCTTTACTTTCCAAACCGACGATGAGTTATTTATTTTTGGAACAAGACAATCTTTGGAAAAAATAAAGGAATTGCAAAAAAGTATAGCATAA
- the fahA gene encoding fumarylacetoacetase, with amino-acid sequence MQEFQSWLVIPNNHDFSIYNIPFGVFYINNNLKSARCGAALGDYIIDLSCLYQFGYLNDIKNLSKEIFEKNKLNYFLSLGNETCNSVRKRIQSLFSEKNIELKNHPEHLEKILVPAASAQMLLPIEVKDYVDFYSSLDHASNVGKMFRDEKNPLLPNWKHIPIGYHGRSSSIVVSGTSFKRPQGQLCLPDSSTPTFDFSKQMDFELEMAFITNKKTEMGQTISPDNASDAIFGLTLFNDWSARDIQRWEYVPLGPFLGKSFASSMSPWVVSLDALSPFALAAPSKDVPELDYLRCSRLGHYDIHLEIYLQSEKMREPFLIAKTNYKHMYWNLFQQLAHMTSNGSPVSVGDVYASGTISGPTPDSYGSLLEICWKGTKPLSLPDGSTRNFLQNGDTVIFKGFAQKGNIRVGFGNLSGTILS; translated from the coding sequence ATGCAAGAATTTCAATCTTGGTTAGTTATACCAAACAATCACGACTTTTCTATTTATAATATTCCATTTGGTGTATTTTATATCAATAATAATTTAAAATCAGCACGGTGTGGTGCCGCTTTAGGTGATTATATTATAGACTTAAGCTGTCTTTATCAATTTGGATATTTAAATGATATTAAAAATCTTTCTAAAGAAATTTTTGAAAAAAACAAACTAAATTATTTTTTATCACTTGGAAATGAAACTTGTAATTCTGTCAGAAAGAGAATTCAGTCCTTATTTTCCGAAAAAAATATAGAATTAAAAAATCACCCCGAACATTTAGAAAAAATTTTAGTGCCTGCAGCATCTGCTCAAATGCTGTTACCTATTGAAGTTAAAGATTACGTAGATTTTTACTCAAGCCTAGATCATGCCTCAAATGTAGGGAAAATGTTTCGCGACGAAAAGAATCCTCTCCTCCCTAATTGGAAACATATCCCTATTGGCTACCATGGGCGCAGTAGTTCTATTGTTGTGAGTGGAACAAGCTTTAAAAGACCCCAGGGGCAATTGTGCCTCCCCGATTCTTCCACTCCCACCTTTGATTTTTCAAAACAAATGGATTTTGAACTAGAAATGGCTTTTATCACAAATAAAAAAACAGAAATGGGGCAAACGATCTCTCCAGACAATGCCTCTGATGCTATTTTTGGACTCACACTATTTAATGATTGGTCTGCACGCGACATCCAAAGGTGGGAATATGTTCCCCTAGGTCCTTTTCTTGGCAAAAGCTTTGCAAGCTCAATGTCCCCCTGGGTTGTTTCTTTAGATGCGCTCTCTCCTTTTGCATTAGCAGCACCAAGTAAGGATGTGCCTGAGCTTGATTATTTGAGGTGCTCTCGCTTGGGGCATTATGACATTCATTTAGAAATTTATTTGCAATCTGAAAAAATGAGAGAGCCCTTTCTAATTGCTAAGACAAATTACAAGCATATGTATTGGAATTTATTTCAACAATTGGCTCACATGACATCCAATGGTTCTCCTGTAAGCGTTGGAGATGTCTATGCAAGTGGCACAATTAGTGGTCCCACACCGGACTCCTATGGTTCCCTGCTTGAGATTTGCTGGAAGGGTACGAAGCCACTTAGCTTACCCGACGGAAGTACAAGAAATTTTTTACAAAACGGGGATACGGTTATTTTTAAGGGGTTTGCACAAAAGGGCAATATTCGGGTAGGTTTTGGTAATCTTTCGGGAACGATTCTTTCCTGA
- a CDS encoding pentapeptide repeat-containing protein, producing the protein MVVILNKKSAPTKTSLMARKAIDEDEDEEDEDFSDEEEEEEGISEMRSSEIDSDEAKPKTLTRKEAIDILQTTRDFSKMDFRKANLAKLDFSNCNFETSNLSYVNFKDSNLEGCNFTNASLWNANLEGANLTRANLEDADLDYTKLRGAILYRANVRRATLPTDLIPREEILRSINEGTKVNR; encoded by the coding sequence ATGGTTGTGATTCTTAATAAAAAATCGGCTCCAACAAAAACAAGTCTCATGGCTCGTAAAGCTATAGATGAGGATGAAGACGAAGAAGATGAAGATTTTAGCGATGAAGAAGAGGAAGAAGAAGGCATTTCGGAAATGCGCAGCAGTGAAATTGACTCTGACGAAGCAAAACCGAAAACTTTAACACGCAAAGAAGCTATAGACATTCTTCAAACCACGCGTGATTTTTCTAAAATGGATTTTCGTAAAGCCAATTTAGCAAAGCTCGATTTTTCAAACTGCAATTTTGAAACTTCAAATCTTTCTTATGTGAATTTTAAAGATTCCAATTTGGAAGGCTGCAATTTTACAAACGCAAGTCTCTGGAATGCCAATTTGGAAGGAGCAAATTTAACCCGCGCAAACCTCGAGGATGCAGACCTTGATTATACAAAATTAAGAGGTGCTATTTTATATCGCGCCAATGTCCGCAGAGCGACTCTACCAACAGATCTCATTCCGCGAGAAGAAATTTTGCGTTCCATTAACGAAGGAACCAAAGTAAATAGATAA
- a CDS encoding peptide chain release factor 3 has protein sequence MSSIDKNLLSSEVNRRRTFAIISHPDAGKTTMTEKLLLLGGAIRLAGSVKAKKSKKFATSDWMELEKQRGISVSTSVMNFEYRNFICNLLDTPGHQDFSEDTYRTLAAADAAIMLIDAAKGVEPQTIKLFEVCKLRGIPIFTFVNKLDRESRDPLDLMHEIESVLGIATYPMSWPVSSGERFRGIIERETRSLHFFEGRNTTTETVAKIIPLENKEEISALVPEDLLTEALDGLDMVEMAGDEFSSERFLRGELSPVFFGAAMTNFGVRLFLEKFLEMSPSPSAKGSNQGKIEPLSPNFSGFIFKIQANMDPKHRDRIAFLRIVSGVYEAGINVTIPRLNREIRLTQPQQFFAQDRSTLDKAYAGDVVGIYDPGIFTIGDSLVEGGSFSFEGIPSFAPENFAVVRTSSALKRKQLFKGLVQLCQEGTVQMFVDETRAASDPILAAVGSLQFDVLLFRLKNEYNVDCVLDSLAFKHARWTNASSEEIAEAKAATDVVSVRDMQGCSLFLFKNDFTLSYFQEKCNNIKLFRSNSSLHGNMMQMSINIFEE, from the coding sequence ATGTCTTCCATTGATAAAAATTTACTAAGCAGTGAAGTAAACAGAAGAAGAACGTTTGCTATCATCTCACATCCTGACGCAGGAAAAACAACAATGACGGAAAAGTTATTGCTTCTTGGGGGGGCAATTCGCTTAGCCGGGTCTGTAAAAGCAAAAAAATCAAAAAAATTTGCAACTTCTGACTGGATGGAGCTTGAAAAACAACGCGGTATTTCTGTTTCTACCAGTGTGATGAATTTTGAATATCGTAATTTTATTTGTAACCTTCTTGATACACCGGGTCACCAGGACTTCTCTGAAGATACTTATAGGACGCTAGCTGCTGCTGATGCGGCCATAATGCTTATTGATGCAGCCAAGGGTGTTGAGCCTCAAACAATTAAATTATTTGAAGTATGTAAACTTAGAGGAATTCCCATTTTTACTTTTGTGAATAAATTAGACCGAGAATCCCGCGACCCTCTTGATCTTATGCATGAAATTGAAAGTGTATTAGGTATTGCAACTTACCCTATGAGTTGGCCTGTTTCCTCTGGTGAAAGATTTCGTGGAATTATTGAACGCGAAACAAGAAGCCTCCACTTTTTTGAAGGTAGAAATACAACAACAGAAACGGTTGCTAAAATTATTCCATTAGAAAATAAAGAAGAAATTTCAGCTCTTGTTCCGGAAGATCTTCTCACAGAAGCTCTTGATGGTTTAGATATGGTTGAAATGGCAGGTGATGAATTTTCATCTGAAAGGTTCTTACGTGGCGAGCTTTCTCCTGTCTTCTTTGGCGCAGCTATGACAAATTTTGGGGTACGTTTATTCTTAGAAAAATTCCTGGAGATGTCGCCCTCACCCTCCGCCAAAGGAAGTAATCAAGGAAAAATTGAGCCACTTTCCCCTAATTTTAGCGGATTTATATTTAAAATTCAGGCAAATATGGATCCGAAGCACCGCGATCGTATTGCCTTTCTTCGTATCGTAAGTGGTGTGTATGAGGCTGGAATTAATGTCACAATTCCAAGGCTTAACCGTGAAATTCGTTTAACCCAACCGCAGCAATTCTTTGCTCAGGATAGAAGTACTTTGGATAAAGCCTACGCAGGAGATGTGGTGGGTATCTACGATCCCGGTATTTTTACAATTGGAGACTCCTTAGTGGAGGGAGGTTCTTTTTCATTCGAAGGAATACCATCCTTTGCTCCTGAAAACTTTGCTGTTGTCAGAACATCAAGTGCTCTGAAAAGAAAACAGCTTTTCAAAGGATTAGTCCAGCTTTGTCAAGAAGGCACTGTGCAGATGTTTGTGGATGAAACACGTGCGGCAAGCGATCCTATATTAGCGGCTGTAGGAAGTTTGCAATTTGATGTGCTCTTATTCCGTTTGAAAAATGAATATAATGTGGATTGTGTTTTGGATTCTTTAGCGTTTAAGCATGCGCGTTGGACCAATGCTTCTTCAGAAGAAATTGCGGAAGCTAAAGCGGCTACCGATGTGGTCAGTGTACGAGATATGCAGGGCTGTTCTCTATTTTTATTCAAAAATGACTTTACTCTTTCTTATTTTCAAGAAAAGTGTAATAATATTAAGTTGTTCAGGAGTAATTCAAGCCTCCATGGCAACATGATGCAAATGTCAATAAATATATTTGAGGAATAA
- a CDS encoding DUF2207 domain-containing protein, whose amino-acid sequence MNQVSLLQLRETADQLILLAGTFQIKPHYLRAKQIRQADKSLIAVDAFFSKELATEAKQWVESVEGLRVLRKKLSSVEEKQNEIEELDVRINALKLTIQPWTSLEDNERQKIIQNAKRAQDFVHNHLEKTEAHIIHRYNRFSALKELSPYADNANYLCEAVFHYENREKYEANIEKIEKKNIGAKERLKTVNRGFWLAIIFCIFILTIPICFLFALSLWKRKKEIENQIANSDETLRRENKRLIAAEEGAVVAQDIRSHLGEISLEQIRDTLAEVRDLRAEFQGPERTTSSTAILLSFIDLHKIKLAELFGDIPENPVKTFKWLSDYVNKYQNTEATIHKLMDRKAEVIQQQKQLTKGYSPEILLTSIRKLELVLQNTMQFPFDQENKSYFSDICINIPAILAQVREVLFFVSRSHPIDTQYWNMLRLKIQGFSNIMSLCVLDAEISNLNYDSLTEAASENVGEVKKKGSA is encoded by the coding sequence ATGAATCAAGTGAGCTTATTGCAACTAAGAGAAACCGCAGATCAATTGATCTTGCTTGCGGGAACATTTCAAATCAAACCCCACTACCTAAGGGCAAAACAAATTAGGCAAGCGGATAAATCCCTTATTGCGGTTGATGCTTTTTTTTCAAAAGAACTTGCTACCGAAGCAAAACAATGGGTTGAATCCGTTGAAGGCCTTCGTGTTCTAAGAAAAAAACTCTCTTCCGTTGAGGAAAAACAGAATGAAATTGAAGAGCTTGATGTCAGGATTAATGCTCTCAAACTCACAATTCAGCCCTGGACTTCCTTGGAGGACAACGAAAGACAGAAAATAATTCAAAATGCCAAACGAGCTCAAGACTTTGTTCACAACCATCTCGAAAAAACTGAAGCACATATTATCCATAGATACAATAGGTTTTCTGCATTAAAAGAACTTTCTCCTTACGCAGACAACGCAAACTACCTATGCGAAGCTGTTTTTCATTATGAAAATAGAGAAAAATATGAAGCAAATATTGAAAAAATCGAAAAGAAAAATATCGGTGCAAAAGAAAGGCTAAAAACAGTCAATCGTGGTTTTTGGCTTGCTATCATTTTTTGTATATTTATCCTTACAATTCCAATCTGTTTTTTATTTGCTTTAAGCTTATGGAAGCGTAAAAAAGAAATAGAAAATCAAATTGCAAATTCTGATGAAACTCTAAGAAGAGAAAATAAAAGACTTATTGCAGCTGAAGAAGGTGCTGTTGTAGCTCAAGATATTCGCTCTCATTTAGGAGAAATTTCTTTAGAACAAATTCGTGACACACTTGCTGAAGTTCGCGATTTAAGAGCAGAATTCCAAGGACCAGAACGAACTACCAGCTCCACAGCAATTTTGCTTAGCTTTATTGATTTACATAAAATTAAACTTGCCGAATTATTTGGAGATATACCCGAAAATCCTGTTAAAACATTTAAGTGGCTTTCAGACTATGTCAATAAATATCAAAATACAGAAGCAACTATTCATAAATTAATGGATAGAAAAGCAGAAGTCATTCAACAACAAAAGCAATTAACTAAAGGTTATTCACCAGAAATTCTTTTAACGAGTATTCGCAAATTAGAACTTGTACTACAAAACACAATGCAATTTCCATTTGATCAAGAAAATAAAAGTTATTTTTCAGATATTTGTATCAATATTCCCGCCATTCTCGCTCAAGTGAGAGAAGTTCTCTTTTTTGTCAGCAGGAGTCATCCTATTGACACTCAATACTGGAATATGTTGCGCCTTAAAATTCAGGGATTTTCGAATATAATGTCACTATGCGTACTTGATGCAGAAATCTCAAATTTAAATTATGATTCTTTAACCGAAGCAGCATCAGAAAATGTTGGGGAGGTTAAAAAGAAAGGAAGCGCGTGA
- a CDS encoding RsmE family RNA methyltransferase, which produces MSIQKQQWTLISYDLNENNSSLTLKGDEHHYAYHVLRLKEEDKVEITNCHGLKAEGIVTLANKKELNLNINKATHFKKITPEISLWLAMPKPTTLDEVISNASEMGADNIHIFKSDKAASKAPLKLEKAKQLSFEATRISKSAYASEIFYYEGLDLFFNQHVKNSKTNKLVLFCDESHVYEGKIKNSIFKEIQKNFKNENDEICVLIGPEASFSEREREFIKNNLNCISVSLGNNILRVPNATASALGIVVNFRNDL; this is translated from the coding sequence ATGAGTATTCAAAAACAGCAATGGACATTAATTTCTTATGACCTTAACGAAAATAATTCTTCTTTAACTCTTAAAGGTGATGAACATCATTATGCCTATCATGTTTTGAGATTAAAAGAAGAAGATAAAGTTGAAATTACAAACTGCCACGGCTTAAAAGCAGAAGGAATTGTCACTTTAGCAAATAAAAAAGAATTAAATCTTAATATAAACAAAGCAACTCATTTTAAAAAAATAACGCCTGAAATCAGTTTATGGCTTGCCATGCCCAAACCCACAACACTGGATGAAGTGATTAGCAATGCATCGGAAATGGGTGCGGATAATATTCATATATTTAAGAGCGATAAGGCCGCTTCAAAAGCTCCTTTAAAACTTGAAAAAGCAAAACAATTGAGTTTTGAAGCAACCCGAATAAGTAAAAGCGCTTATGCTTCTGAAATTTTTTACTATGAAGGTCTAGATTTATTTTTTAATCAACATGTAAAAAATTCGAAAACAAATAAATTAGTTTTATTTTGCGATGAAAGCCATGTCTACGAAGGAAAAATTAAAAATTCAATTTTTAAAGAAATTCAAAAGAATTTCAAAAATGAAAATGATGAGATTTGTGTATTAATTGGCCCCGAAGCAAGTTTTTCAGAGCGTGAAAGAGAATTCATTAAAAACAACCTAAATTGCATTTCTGTTTCATTAGGAAATAATATTTTAAGAGTACCTAATGCGACCGCGAGTGCACTAGGAATCGTCGTTAATTTTAGAAATGATTTATAA